A genome region from Panthera uncia isolate 11264 chromosome A3 unlocalized genomic scaffold, Puncia_PCG_1.0 HiC_scaffold_11, whole genome shotgun sequence includes the following:
- the DEFB116 gene encoding LOW QUALITY PROTEIN: beta-defensin 116 (The sequence of the model RefSeq protein was modified relative to this genomic sequence to represent the inferred CDS: deleted 1 base in 1 codon): MSVMKPYLMTISILLILVPKTPGDLFRSYYGNSQEPWIPCQLYHGMCRNTCRKNEIQYLTCPSDQKCCLKLSVKVARPNNVKDYDSDSNLSVTNISSYSKI, from the exons ATGTCAGTCATGAAGCCCTATTTAATGACCATTTCCATCCTCCTGATCCTGGTTCCTAAGACTCCAG GTGACCTGTTCAGATCCTACTATGGCAACAGCCAAGAGCCTTGGATTCCATGCCAGCTGTACCACGGCATGTGCAGAAACAcctgcaga aaaaatgaaattcaatacTTAACCTGCCCAAGTGATCAAAAGTGCTGCCTGAAACTGTCTGTGAAGGTAGCCCGTCCTAACAATGTGAAGGATTATGACTCCGACTCCAACCTGTCAGTTACAAACATTTCAAGCTACTCTAAAATTTGA